The following proteins are co-located in the Streptomyces kaniharaensis genome:
- a CDS encoding wax ester/triacylglycerol synthase family O-acyltransferase, with the protein MERLAPQDLMLLWSDDFGWPEVIGALAILDGARLLDSDGRFRTETVRKVVGSRLSQVPRFRQLLHTPRRGLGRPLWVDASVFDLTEHVRVLPFAAPPDEAGLLQAVEHVRALPLDRSRPLWEMWFLPGLTGDRVAVFIKVHHTIADGAAGVALLGAFLDPSADTPTTHARPWTPAPVPSNRDLFEDNLRGHARATEGTLSKLRRPATTLHQARNNWPAVRENYFKGRAPQMSFNIPVGPHRRLALVRSRLDDVKQIAHSHEVKLNDVLMAATAGGLRELLLSRGESVEDLVLRAFVPVSLHQEQPGKARGNRSGMMFVPLPIGESDPVRRLRLIAAASARQKHYVVGPPEGILGRNRLIQRTMMRGLGHQRWANLYVGNIFGPPIPLYLAGARITEIFPVVPITGNFTLAIAALSYAEQFNIGVVVDANACPDVEVLANGVRNHLHAFDTSRHHAEAG; encoded by the coding sequence ATGGAACGGTTGGCCCCGCAGGATCTCATGCTGCTGTGGTCGGACGATTTCGGCTGGCCCGAGGTCATCGGAGCCCTCGCCATCCTCGACGGTGCCAGGCTCCTCGATTCAGACGGTCGCTTCCGGACCGAGACAGTGCGGAAGGTGGTGGGAAGCCGCCTGTCTCAGGTCCCTCGCTTCCGTCAGCTTCTCCACACGCCCCGGCGCGGGCTCGGCCGGCCGCTGTGGGTCGACGCCTCGGTCTTCGATCTCACCGAGCACGTCCGGGTCCTCCCCTTCGCCGCTCCTCCCGATGAAGCGGGTCTTCTCCAGGCTGTCGAGCACGTGCGGGCCCTTCCCCTGGACCGGTCGCGGCCGCTGTGGGAGATGTGGTTCCTGCCCGGCCTGACCGGCGACCGGGTGGCCGTGTTCATCAAGGTGCACCACACGATCGCCGACGGCGCGGCGGGCGTGGCTCTGCTCGGCGCGTTCCTCGATCCGAGCGCCGATACGCCGACGACGCACGCCCGGCCCTGGACCCCGGCACCGGTGCCCTCCAACCGCGACCTGTTCGAGGACAACCTCCGCGGGCATGCCCGAGCGACGGAAGGCACGCTGTCGAAGCTCCGCCGACCCGCCACCACCCTGCACCAAGCCCGGAACAACTGGCCCGCGGTACGCGAGAACTACTTCAAAGGGCGAGCGCCGCAGATGAGCTTCAACATCCCCGTCGGCCCGCACCGCAGGCTCGCGCTCGTCCGCAGCCGTCTCGACGACGTCAAACAGATCGCCCACAGCCACGAGGTGAAACTGAACGACGTCCTGATGGCGGCCACCGCCGGCGGTCTCCGAGAACTCCTGCTCAGCCGCGGGGAAAGCGTCGAGGATCTGGTCCTGCGGGCCTTCGTGCCCGTCTCGCTCCACCAGGAACAACCTGGCAAGGCGCGCGGCAACCGGTCCGGAATGATGTTCGTGCCGCTCCCAATCGGTGAGAGCGATCCGGTTCGCCGACTGCGGCTGATAGCCGCCGCGAGCGCCCGACAGAAGCACTACGTCGTCGGCCCGCCCGAAGGAATCCTCGGCCGCAACCGTCTCATCCAGCGGACCATGATGCGCGGCCTCGGCCATCAACGCTGGGCGAACCTCTACGTCGGGAACATCTTCGGCCCCCCGATCCCGCTCTACCTCGCCGGAGCGCGGATCACCGAGATCTTCCCAGTGGTACCGATCACCGGAAACTTCACCCTCGCCATCGCCGCGCTCTCCTACGCCGAGCAGTTCAACATCGGCGTGGTCGTCGACGCGAACGCCTGTCCCGACGTCGAGGTCCTCGCCAACGGCGTACGGAACCACCTGCATGCGTTCGACACCTCCCGTCATCACGCCGAAGCGGGGTAA
- a CDS encoding SRPBCC family protein has protein sequence METFVIPDPGRIAVIEVEADIARSPEDAFDYCSDPMNEPQWNVRMKGVEKVTDGPFDVGARYRMEFVSGPPVMSECVRLERPSVWEMFGRSKVMRSGWRGRVLAGPAGAHLVLRMEIQLRGVLALATPLLRRRMRPELQRDIATIKATLEEAGRPPEQSPQSGG, from the coding sequence ATGGAGACATTCGTTATCCCTGACCCCGGACGCATCGCGGTGATCGAGGTGGAGGCCGACATCGCCAGGTCACCCGAGGATGCCTTCGATTACTGCAGTGACCCCATGAACGAGCCCCAGTGGAACGTCAGGATGAAGGGCGTCGAGAAGGTCACCGATGGACCGTTCGACGTCGGAGCTCGGTATCGGATGGAGTTCGTCTCCGGTCCTCCCGTGATGAGCGAGTGCGTGCGCCTCGAGCGCCCGAGCGTCTGGGAGATGTTCGGCAGGTCGAAGGTGATGCGATCGGGCTGGCGAGGCCGTGTGCTAGCGGGCCCTGCCGGCGCCCACCTCGTTCTCAGGATGGAAATCCAGCTGCGCGGGGTGCTCGCGCTTGCGACGCCCCTTCTACGCCGCCGCATGCGCCCGGAGCTCCAACGCGACATCGCCACCATCAAGGCGACCCTGGAAGAAGCCGGCAGGCCTCCCGAGCAGTCCCCTCAGAGCGGAGGCTGA
- a CDS encoding transposase, whose amino-acid sequence MRGDLTDWQWARLEPLLPLGKKAGRPPVWPRRQLIDGIRL is encoded by the coding sequence GTGCGTGGAGATCTGACGGATTGGCAGTGGGCTCGGCTGGAGCCGTTGCTGCCGCTGGGGAAGAAGGCGGGGCGGCCTCCGGTGTGGCCGCGTCGGCAGCTGATCGACGGCATACGGCTGTGA
- a CDS encoding IS630 family transposase yields MGRPMAELTLTDDEREALVRWSRRAKSSQALAQRCRIVLGCADGKTNQQVAAELGIWPQTVGKWRRRFLEHRLEGLADEQRPGAPRKISDERIEEIVVATLERTPKDATHWSRASMAAETGLSKSTVGRVWRAFGLKPHLADTFKLSKDPQFIDKVRDVVGLYLDPPERALVLCVDEKSQIQALDRSAPVLPMMPGMPERRTHDYLRNGVTTLFAALNVASGEVIGSLHRRHRAAEFKKFLAKLDKEVPAGLDVHLICDNYATHKTPAIQKWLAGHPRFHLHFTPTSSSWLNQVERWFALLTDKQLRRGVHKSVHALEKDIRAWIKSWNENPRPFTWTRTADEILERLASYLERIPGAGH; encoded by the coding sequence ATGGGGCGGCCGATGGCCGAGCTGACCTTGACCGACGACGAGCGTGAGGCGCTGGTCCGCTGGTCGCGGCGGGCGAAGTCCTCGCAGGCCCTGGCCCAGCGGTGCCGGATCGTGCTCGGCTGTGCGGACGGCAAGACGAACCAGCAGGTCGCCGCAGAGCTCGGCATCTGGCCACAGACGGTCGGCAAGTGGCGGCGGCGCTTCCTGGAGCACCGCCTGGAAGGGCTCGCGGACGAGCAACGCCCTGGCGCTCCACGGAAGATCAGCGACGAACGGATCGAGGAAATCGTCGTCGCCACCCTGGAGCGCACCCCCAAGGACGCCACGCACTGGTCGCGGGCGTCGATGGCCGCCGAGACCGGGTTGTCGAAGTCCACGGTCGGCCGTGTCTGGCGGGCCTTCGGCCTCAAGCCCCACCTGGCCGACACCTTCAAGCTGTCGAAGGACCCGCAGTTCATCGACAAGGTCCGCGACGTGGTCGGGCTCTATCTGGACCCGCCGGAGCGAGCCCTGGTTCTGTGCGTCGACGAGAAGTCCCAGATCCAGGCGCTCGACCGCTCCGCCCCGGTGCTGCCGATGATGCCGGGCATGCCCGAGCGCCGCACCCACGACTACCTGCGCAACGGTGTCACCACCCTGTTCGCCGCCCTGAACGTGGCCAGCGGCGAGGTCATCGGCTCTCTCCACCGCCGCCACCGCGCGGCCGAATTCAAGAAGTTCCTCGCCAAGCTCGACAAGGAAGTGCCCGCCGGCCTGGACGTGCACCTGATCTGCGACAACTACGCCACCCACAAGACCCCCGCGATCCAGAAGTGGCTGGCCGGACACCCCCGGTTCCACCTGCACTTCACCCCGACCAGTTCGTCCTGGCTCAACCAGGTGGAGCGGTGGTTCGCGCTGCTGACGGACAAGCAGCTGCGGCGCGGCGTCCACAAGTCCGTCCATGCCCTGGAAAAGGACATCAGGGCCTGGATCAAGAGCTGGAACGAGAACCCCCGCCCGTTCACCTGGACCAGGACCGCCGACGAAATCCTCGAACGACTCGCCTCATATCTTGAACGAATTCCTGGCGCAGGACACTAG
- a CDS encoding peptidase inhibitor family I36 protein, whose product MSDENAQLIYGQGEEACPEGSFCLYRATNFNIGQRPGVGDKILAIPVGSHVNDFSVYSFDHSGDGVSSVVNRTDEDNALFSAADQRGHSLPVDRRSSIANLARIAMADSPNGTWNDQPQSALAAPFLGNLIVEQSFLSKWQDWESQKWIYSYRITVRAAETRVVKWALGFGDLPDGTALYKGFTDVFWGQILRDGTEGSVLLGSPAGGGHTIDPGTGLAIDIQVLYAKESPAQEHLTSLNAQQLG is encoded by the coding sequence GTGAGCGACGAGAACGCGCAGCTGATCTACGGCCAGGGAGAAGAGGCGTGCCCCGAAGGAAGCTTCTGCCTCTACCGCGCCACCAACTTCAACATCGGCCAGAGGCCGGGGGTCGGTGACAAGATCCTGGCCATCCCGGTGGGCTCGCACGTCAACGACTTCTCCGTGTACAGCTTCGACCACAGCGGCGACGGGGTGAGCAGCGTCGTCAACCGCACCGACGAGGACAACGCGCTCTTCTCGGCCGCCGACCAGCGGGGGCACTCGCTGCCGGTGGACCGCAGGTCCTCGATCGCGAACCTGGCGCGGATCGCGATGGCCGACAGTCCCAACGGCACCTGGAACGACCAGCCGCAGTCGGCGCTGGCGGCCCCGTTCCTGGGGAACCTGATCGTCGAGCAGTCCTTCCTGAGCAAGTGGCAGGACTGGGAGAGTCAGAAGTGGATCTACTCTTACCGGATCACGGTGCGCGCCGCCGAGACGCGCGTCGTGAAATGGGCGCTCGGCTTCGGTGACCTGCCCGACGGGACTGCCCTGTACAAGGGCTTCACCGATGTCTTCTGGGGCCAGATCCTGCGGGACGGCACCGAGGGCAGCGTCCTGCTCGGCTCCCCGGCGGGCGGCGGACACACCATCGACCCCGGCACCGGCCTCGCCATCGACATCCAGGTCCTCTACGCGAAGGAAAGCCCCGCCCAGGAACACCTCACTAGCCTGAACGCCCAGCAACTGGGCTGA
- a CDS encoding ankyrin repeat domain-containing protein yields the protein MTGWAGVTWDSWRDHGDIRARLEAGADPDVWSGGRPLHRAAGFGSPEVVAELAGRVSDVDALEYGTTALWAAVTQDQPDNARALVAAGADPWRPQLGGWSPGRLALAGPVPDLFPVPDEEPGLTAAERATIQSGRQLVEALGRFHYEGTGIACIAGIDATEAIRRLDATPVDEEFMADFLDNPYEYDVDESLLIAGVTTVPGGCIVTQPWGYTPSIPGAMIRLTTGTVGYGLYANPKSGNQGSIVRNGTVEGWDLHPGGGALPDDTPEEVLASYLYRRHAVAYACAFAGLRPTSARAVTGPADTWIRLPDLDYWQH from the coding sequence ATGACGGGCTGGGCCGGTGTGACCTGGGACAGCTGGCGAGACCACGGCGACATCCGCGCGCGGCTGGAGGCTGGCGCCGACCCGGATGTGTGGAGCGGGGGGCGCCCGCTGCACCGGGCGGCAGGGTTTGGCTCTCCCGAGGTGGTGGCCGAACTGGCGGGCCGTGTCTCGGACGTGGACGCGCTGGAGTACGGGACGACGGCGCTGTGGGCGGCCGTCACGCAGGACCAACCGGACAATGCCCGAGCCCTCGTAGCCGCCGGTGCCGATCCCTGGCGGCCCCAGCTTGGCGGCTGGTCGCCGGGCCGCCTCGCCCTGGCCGGGCCAGTCCCCGACCTGTTCCCCGTCCCCGACGAAGAACCCGGCCTGACGGCAGCCGAACGGGCCACCATCCAGAGTGGCCGGCAACTCGTCGAGGCACTGGGACGTTTCCACTACGAGGGCACCGGCATCGCCTGCATCGCCGGCATCGACGCCACCGAGGCGATCCGCCGCCTGGACGCGACGCCTGTGGACGAGGAGTTCATGGCAGACTTCCTCGACAACCCGTACGAGTACGACGTGGACGAGAGCCTGCTCATCGCCGGCGTCACGACCGTTCCCGGCGGATGCATCGTCACCCAGCCCTGGGGCTACACCCCGTCCATCCCGGGCGCGATGATCCGCCTGACCACCGGTACCGTCGGCTACGGCCTCTACGCCAACCCCAAGAGTGGCAACCAGGGCAGCATCGTCCGCAACGGCACCGTCGAAGGCTGGGACCTCCACCCCGGCGGTGGCGCCCTCCCTGACGACACCCCTGAGGAGGTCCTGGCAAGCTATCTCTACCGCCGTCACGCCGTCGCCTACGCCTGCGCCTTCGCGGGTCTCCGACCCACCAGCGCCCGCGCCGTCACCGGCCCTGCCGACACCTGGATCCGGCTGCCCGACCTCGACTACTGGCAGCACTGA
- a CDS encoding TetR/AcrR family transcriptional regulator C-terminal domain-containing protein: MPRQSTSLDRATPEHIAEQALLIVDQDGPTALSFRTLAAALDISVASLQRRCTDLAGLLDLVTDHLAAQLPDIEPGTDWAAATERRFTALYELLTAHPGLVALRGGRPWLGPQLLKRLVEPQLADSIAAGVTAEDAIVTYRRLYLLTLGSASFVDHRDPKAAQAATRQALAALDPDEFPVLTGHLAQVLPAVVDHEVYYGALRQLISAADPARAVIVPGQAAEGM; encoded by the coding sequence ATGCCAAGGCAATCCACTTCCCTGGACCGCGCGACTCCCGAACACATCGCCGAGCAAGCCCTGTTGATCGTGGATCAGGACGGGCCCACCGCGCTCAGCTTCCGCACTCTGGCCGCCGCGTTGGACATCTCCGTCGCCTCCCTCCAGCGCCGCTGCACCGACCTGGCCGGACTGCTCGACCTGGTCACCGACCATCTCGCCGCCCAGCTCCCGGACATCGAGCCCGGCACTGACTGGGCCGCGGCGACCGAGCGGCGATTCACCGCGCTGTACGAGCTGCTGACGGCTCATCCGGGCCTGGTCGCTCTGCGCGGCGGACGCCCGTGGCTCGGCCCGCAGCTACTCAAGCGCCTGGTGGAGCCGCAGCTCGCCGACTCGATCGCGGCCGGCGTGACCGCCGAGGACGCGATCGTCACCTACCGGCGGCTCTACCTGCTGACCCTGGGCAGTGCGAGCTTCGTCGACCACCGCGACCCCAAGGCCGCGCAGGCCGCCACCCGCCAGGCCCTGGCCGCCCTCGACCCCGACGAGTTCCCGGTGCTGACCGGCCACCTGGCCCAGGTCCTGCCCGCCGTGGTCGACCACGAGGTCTACTACGGCGCTCTTCGCCAGCTGATCAGCGCCGCCGACCCGGCGCGGGCAGTCATCGTTCCCGGGCAGGCGGCCGAGGGGATGTAG
- a CDS encoding phytanoyl-CoA dioxygenase family protein: protein MPRTTALDPLFTAVDAAAFTDRHLANLAAGTLAAVRVPDFLDRSACASALSALDRLPTADYDPPRVPTRIVRFGPALNDYRGPDGRLDSGRYWQDAEAARAAWQRAGMRPDPIAIALARLGSAWGAAVAPATIGGQAVFGGTLREINAGALVHYDDINREFPIGLFDQEVLAQLAFNVWVSVPEAGGATTVWRHRWEPADEQYRQTYGFRVEAVERCQHVDLRPQLGDGLLFNPANFHAVEPNPTGRRIAFAFFLGLTTTGQLIAWS from the coding sequence ATGCCCCGCACCACGGCACTCGACCCGCTGTTCACCGCGGTGGACGCTGCGGCCTTCACCGACCGGCACCTGGCCAACCTCGCGGCCGGCACCCTCGCAGCCGTCCGCGTCCCCGACTTCCTCGACCGGTCGGCCTGCGCGAGCGCGCTGTCCGCGCTGGACCGGCTTCCCACCGCCGACTACGACCCGCCCCGCGTGCCCACCCGGATCGTCCGGTTCGGCCCGGCCCTCAACGACTACCGCGGCCCGGATGGCCGCCTGGATTCCGGCCGGTACTGGCAGGACGCGGAGGCCGCCCGGGCGGCCTGGCAGCGGGCCGGGATGCGCCCGGACCCGATCGCCATCGCGCTGGCCCGCCTCGGCTCCGCCTGGGGCGCGGCCGTCGCCCCGGCCACGATCGGCGGCCAGGCCGTCTTCGGCGGCACCTTGCGCGAGATCAACGCGGGCGCCCTGGTCCACTACGACGACATCAACCGCGAGTTCCCCATCGGCCTATTCGACCAGGAGGTGCTCGCCCAGCTCGCCTTCAACGTCTGGGTGTCGGTGCCGGAGGCAGGTGGGGCGACCACCGTGTGGCGCCACCGCTGGGAGCCGGCCGACGAGCAGTACCGCCAGACGTACGGCTTCCGGGTGGAGGCGGTCGAGCGCTGCCAGCACGTCGACCTGAGGCCGCAGCTCGGCGACGGGCTGCTGTTCAACCCCGCGAACTTCCACGCCGTCGAACCCAACCCCACCGGCCGCCGGATCGCGTTCGCGTTCTTCCTCGGCCTGACCACCACCGGCCAGCTCATCGCCTGGTCGTGA
- a CDS encoding threonine/serine dehydratase produces the protein MHQLTYGDIKAATDRIAGRIRPVTLAQVDPGAIRTAHRDPLDDRVVEPCEVWLALEFMQHTGSFKARGAQNFIQAHGDAATLPDAGVTIASGGNAGLACAWAAQQQGVRATVFLPQTAPAVKVAKLRGYGAEVRLVGAEYAEALAACEEFAAATGALASHAYDHPLIAAGAGTLLEEIHAQIPDLDTVVVAVGGGGLFAGVATAAQHHGIRTVAVEPENCRALNAALEAGHLVDVPVDSIAADSLGARRTSTMALAAAQHDGVHSVLVPDTEIVRARQALWDHRRVAVEHGAATALAALTSPDQHAPGRDLPTRPATASRSYRPGNGEKVCVVLCGANTDAATLVQPAN, from the coding sequence GTGCACCAGCTCACGTACGGCGACATCAAGGCCGCCACCGACCGCATCGCCGGACGCATCCGCCCCGTCACCTTGGCCCAGGTCGACCCGGGCGCGATCCGCACCGCCCACCGCGACCCCCTGGACGACCGTGTGGTCGAGCCGTGCGAGGTGTGGCTGGCGCTGGAGTTCATGCAGCACACCGGCTCGTTCAAGGCCCGCGGCGCGCAGAACTTCATCCAGGCCCACGGCGACGCCGCCACCCTGCCCGACGCCGGGGTGACCATCGCCTCGGGCGGTAACGCCGGGCTGGCGTGTGCCTGGGCCGCCCAGCAACAGGGCGTCCGCGCCACCGTCTTCCTGCCGCAGACCGCTCCGGCGGTGAAGGTGGCCAAGCTCCGCGGCTACGGCGCCGAGGTGCGCCTGGTAGGCGCCGAGTACGCCGAGGCGCTGGCCGCCTGCGAGGAGTTCGCCGCCGCCACCGGCGCGCTCGCCTCCCACGCCTACGACCACCCACTGATCGCCGCCGGCGCCGGCACCCTGCTGGAGGAGATCCACGCCCAGATCCCCGACCTGGACACCGTGGTCGTCGCGGTCGGCGGCGGCGGCCTGTTCGCCGGCGTCGCCACCGCCGCCCAGCACCACGGCATCCGCACCGTCGCGGTCGAGCCGGAGAACTGCCGCGCACTCAACGCCGCCCTGGAAGCCGGACATCTGGTCGACGTCCCCGTCGACTCGATCGCCGCCGACTCCCTCGGCGCCCGCCGCACCTCCACCATGGCCCTCGCCGCCGCCCAGCACGACGGCGTCCACTCCGTGCTGGTACCGGACACCGAGATCGTCCGCGCCCGCCAGGCGCTGTGGGACCACCGCCGGGTCGCCGTCGAACACGGCGCCGCCACCGCCCTCGCCGCGCTCACCTCCCCGGACCAACACGCTCCCGGCCGGGACCTGCCCACCCGCCCCGCCACGGCGAGCCGCAGCTACCGGCCCGGCAACGGCGAGAAGGTCTGCGTGGTGCTCTGCGGCGCCAACACCGACGCCGCCACGCTCGTCCAGCCCGCGAACTGA
- a CDS encoding DUF4253 domain-containing protein, whose protein sequence is MSSPAGHDAAALLREWWDGVAVCRTDDPEEAGERHAITAPFGSTWPGPAPSPDLVADPDEHARALATRLLQGRPALRIGLIPAGSGADALSACGWSGPVNHENDTGKIAAVLRSWEERFGARVVGAGFNTLHLSIAAPPASMSQARVVAAEHLALCPDNILQGTGTLTAYAQCLVSADSWMLWWD, encoded by the coding sequence ATGTCGTCCCCCGCCGGGCATGATGCGGCCGCTCTGCTGCGCGAATGGTGGGATGGCGTGGCGGTGTGCCGGACGGACGATCCGGAAGAAGCCGGGGAACGGCACGCCATCACGGCCCCGTTCGGCTCCACCTGGCCCGGGCCGGCCCCTTCCCCCGACCTGGTGGCGGACCCGGACGAGCACGCCCGCGCACTCGCCACCCGGCTGCTGCAAGGCCGTCCCGCTCTTCGGATCGGACTGATCCCAGCTGGCAGCGGCGCCGATGCGCTGTCCGCGTGCGGATGGAGCGGCCCGGTCAACCACGAGAACGACACCGGCAAGATCGCCGCAGTGCTCCGCAGCTGGGAGGAGCGCTTCGGGGCCCGGGTCGTCGGCGCCGGCTTCAACACCCTCCACCTCAGCATCGCGGCCCCGCCCGCCAGCATGAGCCAGGCCCGCGTGGTCGCCGCCGAACACCTGGCACTCTGCCCCGACAACATCCTCCAGGGAACTGGCACCCTGACCGCCTACGCGCAGTGCCTCGTCAGCGCCGACAGCTGGATGCTGTGGTGGGACTGA
- a CDS encoding phytanoyl-CoA dioxygenase family protein, whose product MHRDILQPTRGLLTAVVYFEDATVETGCTWIVPGSHHAPYVGVPQPDGGGTWMDEHPELAELADQAVPVPVPAGGVLFLDGTVFHTVGPNNGGSTRTSADLGYRSADELDAHPDPDRQVVVAGAHLYRGNDRPNRREPRRGSSPRGERAPGWRWCVLPASLVPVFPRRA is encoded by the coding sequence TTGCACCGCGACATCCTCCAACCCACCCGCGGCCTGCTGACCGCCGTCGTGTACTTCGAGGACGCCACCGTGGAGACCGGCTGCACCTGGATCGTCCCCGGCTCCCACCACGCCCCCTACGTCGGCGTTCCGCAGCCCGACGGCGGCGGCACCTGGATGGACGAGCACCCCGAACTCGCCGAGCTCGCGGATCAGGCCGTCCCCGTGCCGGTCCCGGCCGGCGGCGTCCTGTTCCTCGACGGCACCGTCTTTCACACCGTCGGCCCCAACAACGGCGGCTCGACCCGCACCAGCGCGGACCTCGGCTACCGCAGCGCAGACGAGCTCGACGCCCACCCCGACCCGGACCGGCAAGTGGTCGTCGCCGGTGCCCACCTGTATCGGGGCAACGACCGGCCCAACCGACGAGAGCCAAGACGAGGCAGCAGTCCGCGCGGGGAGCGCGCACCGGGTTGGAGATGGTGCGTACTCCCCGCGTCCCTCGTTCCTGTCTTCCCCCGCCGGGCATGA
- a CDS encoding nucleotidyltransferase family protein, translated as MTERSTTETRPAHWYTSALVCLPARAVALVLAGGKGSRLRTAADPELQGTPKVLVPIDTPAGRTPMLGHVLTELAAVGFRRIAVLTSTDPASGADTVETYALTHSARHVELTIHREDHPLGTAGAAYAALAHLPDTPAAVVLPADTLFPAALLPSAVAAHNARSAAVTWTVTTAPGRSAQNAGRLFLDPGSEHIVHALEGVDATLPPDSRQGLQQATSTGAVILTPTPFQALFEEYAQRLAQPAEADLYRQFMPWAISQGHRVGAYDIRTPAPDLGTPDRLAAFGRTA; from the coding sequence GTGACCGAACGGAGCACCACCGAAACCCGCCCCGCCCACTGGTACACCAGCGCTCTCGTCTGCCTGCCCGCCCGTGCGGTCGCCCTGGTCCTGGCCGGCGGCAAAGGCAGCCGGCTGCGCACTGCGGCCGACCCGGAGCTTCAGGGCACGCCGAAAGTGCTGGTGCCGATCGACACCCCCGCCGGTCGCACCCCGATGCTCGGCCACGTCCTCACCGAACTCGCCGCCGTCGGGTTCCGCCGCATCGCCGTGCTCACAAGCACCGACCCGGCCAGCGGCGCCGACACCGTCGAGACCTACGCCTTGACCCACTCGGCTCGGCACGTGGAGCTGACCATCCACCGCGAGGACCACCCGCTCGGCACCGCCGGCGCCGCCTACGCCGCCCTGGCCCACCTGCCCGACACCCCGGCCGCCGTGGTGCTGCCCGCCGACACCCTCTTCCCCGCCGCCCTGCTGCCCTCCGCCGTCGCTGCGCACAACGCCCGCTCGGCCGCAGTGACCTGGACGGTCACCACCGCGCCCGGACGCTCGGCCCAGAACGCGGGCCGACTCTTCCTCGACCCCGGCAGCGAGCACATCGTCCACGCGCTGGAAGGCGTGGACGCCACCCTGCCCCCCGACAGCCGGCAAGGCCTACAGCAGGCCACCAGTACCGGCGCCGTCATCCTCACGCCCACCCCGTTCCAGGCTCTGTTCGAGGAGTACGCCCAGCGGCTCGCACAACCCGCCGAGGCGGACTTGTACCGGCAGTTCATGCCCTGGGCGATCAGCCAGGGCCACCGGGTCGGCGCCTACGACATCCGTACTCCGGCCCCCGACCTCGGCACCCCCGACCGCCTGGCCGCCTTCGGCCGCACCGCCTGA
- a CDS encoding NUDIX hydrolase has product MLQHGGALGDRGDIRLSQAGDGSGGRQQGRQRDGEDVSAVRVTHLIGMIVVDLLGDQAQLGRRPHPQHQAEGLPVVLVRPGDEATFYAGDVAGVKRRFPRGRRLDHPSNLVGDLALRQAESQSRAPEQRVHHGRPTPNSRFRTRIHRIDRRTDCPPICPVDVTRSGGLLDVPNPPTGTRANGHPKPGRDRTVLAMNDNTASWREIERTTVFSKFGRSVDRVDFELPNGRKEEFYLKRERSAGAVLALTPDQRVILARQYRPGPDRVLYELPGGFIEPGEQATEAIARELLEETGYQGEVHAAGPFWHDAYSNALRFAFFATDCVKVAEPQPERTEFIDVVTLTLDEFRTRVLRQGGLTDTAAAYLALDALALL; this is encoded by the coding sequence GTGCTCCAGCACGGTGGTGCGCTCGGCGATCGCGGTGACATCCGCCTTTCGCAGGCGGGAGACGGGTCGGGCGGGCGGCAGCAGGGCCGCCAGCGCGACGGCGAGGACGTCTCGGCGGTTCGAGTCACTCACCTCATCGGGATGATCGTGGTGGACCTGCTTGGCGACCAGGCCCAGCTCGGCCGCCGTCCCCACCCCCAACACCAGGCAGAGGGCCTGCCGGTAGTGCTCGTGCGGCCAGGTGATGAGGCCACGTTCTATGCGGGAGACGTAGCCGGCGTCAAACGACGATTCCCGCGCGGTCGCCGCCTCGACCACCCCTCGAACCTGGTCGGCGACCTGGCGCTGCGTCAGGCCGAGAGCCAGTCGCGCGCGCCTGAACAGCGCGTTCACCACGGGCGTCCCACCCCCAACTCTCGGTTCAGGACGAGGATTCATCGTATCGACCGCCGCACGGACTGCCCACCGATCTGCCCTGTGGATGTCACCCGATCCGGTGGTCTCCTGGATGTGCCCAACCCGCCGACAGGTACCAGGGCGAATGGGCACCCCAAGCCCGGCCGGGACCGTACAGTCCTGGCCATGAACGACAACACTGCGTCGTGGCGCGAGATCGAACGCACCACCGTATTCAGCAAGTTCGGCCGGTCCGTCGACCGAGTTGACTTCGAGCTGCCGAACGGGCGGAAGGAGGAGTTCTATCTCAAACGCGAGCGCTCGGCCGGCGCGGTGCTCGCCCTCACCCCCGACCAGCGCGTCATCCTCGCCCGCCAGTACCGGCCCGGTCCCGACCGCGTGCTGTACGAACTCCCCGGCGGCTTCATCGAACCCGGCGAGCAGGCGACCGAGGCCATCGCTCGGGAGCTGCTTGAGGAGACCGGTTACCAAGGCGAGGTGCACGCCGCCGGACCGTTTTGGCACGACGCCTACTCCAACGCCCTGCGCTTTGCCTTCTTTGCCACCGACTGCGTCAAGGTCGCCGAACCGCAGCCGGAACGCACCGAGTTCATCGACGTCGTCACCCTCACCCTGGACGAGTTCCGCACCCGCGTGCTCCGCCAAGGAGGGCTGACCGACACCGCTGCGGCTTACCTCGCCCTGGACGCTCTTGCGCTCCTGTAG